One stretch of Limnohabitans sp. DNA includes these proteins:
- a CDS encoding Dam family site-specific DNA-(adenine-N6)-methyltransferase, which produces MSLKPVLRWAGSKRKLLPNLRSALPPTFERYIEPFAGSAVLFFDLLPEKAVLGDLNPEIIATYEAIRDDPHEVFELLNSIPLNSEAYYLLRSLNTNCLKASERAARLIYLMKACFNGVYRTNKSGQFNVPIGSRIYSLPDLNQLRQLSSALSGVTLTCGDFEQSIKNTTENDFVYIDPPYSDGTRFRGEYGYAGSFVKTDQERLVEVCRGLTDRGTKVLLSFRECDVLCDALKGWTLRKITVARSVAGFSHSRCKANEILASNY; this is translated from the coding sequence ATGTCACTAAAACCCGTGCTTAGGTGGGCCGGTAGCAAACGCAAGCTCCTTCCCAATTTACGGAGCGCCCTACCTCCAACCTTTGAAAGGTATATTGAACCGTTTGCAGGATCGGCAGTTCTGTTCTTCGACTTACTTCCGGAGAAAGCTGTTCTAGGGGACTTAAATCCCGAAATCATTGCGACATATGAAGCAATTCGGGATGATCCGCATGAGGTTTTTGAACTGTTAAATTCTATTCCACTAAATAGTGAAGCGTACTACCTCTTGAGAAGTCTCAACACAAACTGCCTCAAGGCTTCAGAGAGAGCAGCTAGGCTCATCTATTTGATGAAAGCATGTTTCAATGGCGTGTACAGGACCAATAAGTCGGGACAGTTCAATGTACCGATCGGCAGCAGGATCTACTCACTACCTGATCTGAATCAACTCAGACAGCTTTCCTCAGCTCTATCAGGAGTAACTCTGACATGCGGAGATTTTGAACAAAGCATCAAGAACACTACGGAAAATGATTTTGTCTACATTGATCCACCATACAGCGATGGGACTAGGTTTAGAGGTGAGTACGGATACGCGGGTTCATTTGTAAAAACTGATCAAGAAAGACTGGTGGAGGTATGCAGAGGCCTCACAGATCGTGGTACCAAAGTATTGCTATCATTCCGAGAGTGTGATGTACTCTGTGATGCCTTAAAGGGATGGACGCTAAGGAAAATAACAGTAGCGCGAAGTGTCGCTGGGTTCTCTCACTCAAGATGTAAAGCAAACGAAATCCTTGCTTCAAACTACTAA
- a CDS encoding nucleotidyltransferase family protein, with product MRPSQALSQHRDAVCQAAARYRVTNPRVFGSALHGHDIEGSDLDLLVDPLPGTTLFDLGGLQDELQTLLGVSVDVLTPKDLPAKFRDAVVQEARPL from the coding sequence ATGCGCCCCTCCCAAGCACTCAGCCAACATCGCGACGCCGTCTGCCAAGCCGCAGCACGCTACCGCGTGACCAACCCGCGCGTGTTTGGTTCGGCTTTGCATGGTCATGACATTGAGGGCAGTGACTTGGATTTGTTGGTCGACCCTCTGCCCGGCACCACGCTTTTTGACCTCGGTGGCTTGCAAGACGAGTTGCAAACCTTGTTGGGCGTGTCCGTGGATGTGCTCACGCCCAAAGACTTGCCCGCCAAGTTTCGGGATGCTGTAGTGCAAGAAGCCCGGCCGCTATGA
- a CDS encoding pyridoxamine 5'-phosphate oxidase family protein translates to MAAPHITTLTALRQLYGPARERALKKEIPALDAHAQQFVGLSPFVVLASSDAGGHMDASPRGGEPGFVKVPDAHTLLLPDAPGNNRLDTLENIIATGRLGLLFMVPGFDETLRVNGRAVLSTDLADLALCADARRAPVVVIRVAVESVYLHCAKAFMRSQLWDASRQVDRAQMPNMTEMLRDQIRAFKGEEIESETHAQLMERYRQTL, encoded by the coding sequence ATGGCTGCCCCACACATCACCACCCTCACCGCCCTGCGCCAGCTCTACGGCCCCGCCCGAGAGCGTGCACTCAAAAAAGAAATCCCCGCGCTGGACGCGCATGCGCAGCAGTTCGTAGGCTTGTCGCCTTTTGTGGTGCTGGCCAGCAGCGATGCGGGTGGGCACATGGACGCATCGCCTCGCGGGGGCGAGCCGGGTTTCGTCAAGGTGCCCGACGCGCACACGCTGCTGCTGCCGGATGCACCGGGCAACAACCGGCTGGACACGCTGGAGAACATCATCGCCACCGGGCGTTTGGGCTTGCTGTTCATGGTGCCGGGTTTTGACGAGACCTTGCGCGTCAATGGCCGCGCCGTGTTGTCCACCGACCTGGCCGATCTGGCGCTGTGCGCCGATGCGCGGCGTGCGCCGGTTGTGGTCATTCGCGTGGCGGTGGAGTCGGTGTATTTGCATTGCGCCAAGGCCTTCATGCGCTCGCAACTCTGGGACGCTTCTCGACAGGTGGACCGAGCGCAAATGCCCAACATGACCGAGATGCTGCGCGACCAAATCCGCGCCTTCAAAGGCGAAGAGATCGAATCCGAAACCCACGCCCAGCTGATGGAGCGCTACCGGCAAACGCTCTAA
- a CDS encoding DUF924 family protein: MNPQTVLHFWFTELTPKHHFAKDAALDEAIRTRFGATLDAAARCELFAWRATPEGRLAEVLVLDQFSRNVYRDTPRAFAQDALALALAQELVASGQDRSLPLAQRSFAYMPYMHSESALVHAQAVVLFDQLGMGDTLRFEQRHQAIIERFGRYPHRNAILGRESTPEELAFLSEPGSGF; the protein is encoded by the coding sequence ATGAACCCACAAACTGTCCTCCACTTCTGGTTCACCGAACTCACCCCCAAGCACCACTTCGCCAAAGACGCCGCATTGGATGAAGCCATCCGCACCCGCTTCGGTGCCACGCTGGATGCTGCGGCGCGGTGTGAGTTGTTTGCCTGGCGCGCCACACCCGAGGGGCGCTTGGCCGAGGTCTTGGTGCTCGACCAGTTCTCGCGTAATGTGTACCGCGACACGCCACGCGCCTTTGCGCAAGACGCGCTGGCCTTGGCGCTGGCACAAGAGCTGGTGGCCAGCGGGCAAGACCGCAGCCTGCCCTTGGCGCAGCGCAGCTTTGCGTACATGCCCTACATGCACAGCGAGTCCGCCCTGGTGCATGCGCAAGCGGTGGTCCTGTTTGATCAGCTGGGCATGGGAGACACCCTGCGCTTCGAGCAGCGCCACCAAGCCATCATCGAGCGCTTTGGCCGCTACCCCCACCGCAACGCCATCCTGGGCCGCGAGTCCACGCCTGAGGAGCTGGCGTTTTTGAGTGAGCCGGGGTCGGGGTTTTAG
- a CDS encoding type II toxin-antitoxin system Phd/YefM family antitoxin has product MGFSASDVVPFTQARSHLSELADQAKAGAEKIITKNGESYVALIDSDRLDYYHRLERERIHLLLIDDAKRGLADIAAGRTVEADAALAQLQQRRKTATKLPAKQRG; this is encoded by the coding sequence ATGGGTTTTTCTGCCAGCGATGTCGTGCCATTCACGCAAGCACGTTCCCATCTGTCCGAACTGGCCGACCAGGCCAAGGCTGGCGCAGAAAAGATCATCACCAAAAACGGCGAGAGCTACGTCGCATTGATCGATTCGGACCGACTGGACTACTACCACCGGCTGGAGCGCGAACGCATCCACCTGCTGTTGATCGACGACGCCAAGCGCGGCTTGGCCGACATCGCAGCGGGCCGCACGGTTGAAGCAGACGCGGCCCTGGCCCAGCTGCAACAGCGGCGCAAGACCGCCACCAAACTCCCCGCCAAGCAACGTGGCTGA
- a CDS encoding class I SAM-dependent methyltransferase, with protein MKEDVHFDAAPLLGAVPSTLLIPLVARARGSSIYPWLDPCDTQAQQMLQNMEEQALALLQDHPSVLNVLWRTQLIKKIGTAFFAHYPQAHGINLGAGLSDYFQWFNNGHNRWLDVDLEDVVTLRHALLRCHSEAAHDGSLDLTQPGWWQRLPLNDIDKHQPLLLVCEGVLMYLTPTQVKAVMREIGENAPEGSELVCDFMTPLGIGHADLVPSVAGTGAEFLWGARNALDVAHLHPRLELLSQHTLAEAYGWVSCWTEMCMTPWTGGPMYGVAHLQLSEP; from the coding sequence ATGAAAGAAGATGTCCACTTCGACGCCGCTCCCTTGTTGGGCGCAGTACCCAGCACTTTGCTGATTCCGCTGGTGGCCCGTGCACGCGGGTCTTCCATTTATCCGTGGTTGGACCCCTGCGACACCCAGGCCCAGCAAATGTTGCAAAACATGGAGGAGCAAGCCCTGGCGCTTTTACAGGACCACCCTTCGGTCTTGAACGTCCTGTGGCGCACCCAGCTCATCAAAAAAATTGGCACCGCATTTTTTGCACATTACCCGCAAGCGCATGGCATCAACTTGGGGGCCGGCTTGTCGGATTATTTTCAGTGGTTCAACAACGGCCACAACCGCTGGCTGGACGTGGATCTGGAGGATGTGGTGACGCTGCGCCATGCGCTGCTGCGCTGCCATTCCGAGGCGGCCCACGATGGCAGCCTGGACCTGACCCAACCGGGCTGGTGGCAACGCTTGCCCTTGAACGATATCGACAAACACCAGCCCTTGCTGCTGGTGTGCGAGGGTGTGCTGATGTACCTGACACCTACACAAGTCAAGGCTGTGATGCGCGAAATTGGCGAAAACGCCCCCGAAGGCTCGGAGCTGGTTTGCGACTTCATGACACCGCTGGGCATCGGCCATGCCGACCTGGTCCCCAGCGTGGCGGGCACGGGGGCAGAATTTTTGTGGGGAGCCCGCAATGCCCTGGATGTGGCGCATTTGCACCCCAGGCTGGAGCTGCTGTCGCAGCACACATTGGCCGAAGCCTATGGCTGGGTCTCTTGCTGGACCGAAATGTGCATGACACCCTGGACCGGTGGCCCCATGTACGGCGTGGCCCACCTGCAACTGAGCGAGCCCTGA
- a CDS encoding metallophosphoesterase produces the protein MPKQTFRIALLSDLHAFHPTPSRKDVSFLPSNPQVSDPDPFGTLDDLIKKERIVVDLLLCAGDICDKADIRGFQYAWSKLHQLKSALGATELIATCGNHDLNSRHIESHEDPDPKGALQTIAPQFPFDSDDLTNHFWSRNFAISHPYPEVRVLVLNTSAFHGGKDQELDHGRVSKRTIDAIEKKIKNQQNAALNILLCHHHVRPLKGLWGTTPDGEYMQKGSELISMLSTRTASPWLVLHGHRHIPNLEHSRDPDYVVIGASSFSSQSHGKLNQFHILDIEVDISAEQPLKGKIETWSWTQPSGWQSLEVRSEDEGFPPQCGFGSRYQPRATADSLVALIGNTPNFKNWEEIVSHLPDVEYLTPAQLRCRIPDDRKAVL, from the coding sequence ATGCCGAAGCAAACTTTCAGGATCGCCTTGCTGAGTGATCTCCACGCATTCCATCCAACACCTTCACGGAAGGATGTTTCATTTTTGCCTTCCAATCCGCAGGTATCTGATCCTGACCCCTTCGGCACCCTTGACGATTTAATTAAGAAAGAGCGAATAGTTGTTGACCTACTACTTTGTGCTGGCGACATCTGCGATAAGGCAGACATAAGAGGATTTCAATACGCTTGGTCAAAGCTTCACCAGCTTAAGTCCGCTCTAGGCGCCACCGAACTTATTGCCACTTGCGGAAACCATGATCTTAATTCGCGCCACATCGAATCACATGAAGACCCTGATCCAAAAGGCGCCCTCCAGACTATTGCGCCGCAGTTTCCATTTGACTCAGATGATCTTACTAACCACTTTTGGTCTCGTAACTTTGCAATATCCCACCCTTACCCAGAAGTACGAGTACTTGTATTAAATACAAGCGCATTTCACGGCGGCAAAGATCAGGAATTGGACCATGGGAGAGTATCAAAAAGAACAATAGATGCGATTGAGAAGAAAATCAAAAATCAACAAAACGCAGCACTTAATATATTACTTTGCCATCATCACGTTAGGCCGCTAAAGGGACTTTGGGGAACTACACCTGATGGGGAATACATGCAAAAAGGATCGGAACTAATTAGTATGTTATCCACCAGAACAGCTTCGCCCTGGTTAGTGCTGCACGGCCACCGCCACATACCGAATCTTGAGCACAGCAGAGATCCGGATTATGTTGTTATTGGTGCATCAAGTTTTTCTAGTCAATCACATGGGAAATTAAACCAATTTCACATTCTCGACATCGAAGTAGACATTAGCGCCGAACAACCACTGAAGGGAAAAATTGAAACTTGGAGTTGGACTCAACCGTCTGGCTGGCAAAGCTTAGAGGTACGTAGTGAAGACGAAGGGTTTCCTCCGCAATGTGGTTTCGGATCAAGATACCAACCAAGAGCAACTGCCGACAGTCTAGTTGCTCTAATCGGCAACACACCAAATTTCAAAAACTGGGAAGAAATCGTTTCCCACCTTCCAGACGTTGAATATCTAACCCCGGCACAACTTAGATGTCGCATCCCGGATGATCGTAAGGCCGTTTTATAA
- a CDS encoding DNA polymerase IV, protein MDAFYASCELLRYPQLKGLPVVIGGGRRKEDDLLAKLQAAYPDGEWTEESFAKRLDRIPVDFFPRLEGYTGRGVITTATYAARQFGIGSAMGLMKAAKLCPQALLLPVDFERYRHFSRTFKSIILDIAPIMQDRGVDEVYIDFTDVPGGQREGGRVLARLIQKSIFEATGLTCSIGVAPNKLIAKMASEFNKPKGISIVHEADLQTLIWPLACRKINGVGPKADEKLKGFGIHTIGELAAREPHWLVENFGKSYGAWLFDAAWGRDDRPLETESEPVSMSRETTFERDLHAVRDRAELSAVFTRLCEQVAADLQRKGYEGKTIGIKLRYDNFQAVTRDQTLTKYTADAKHIRLIAGQCLKRVDLSRRLRLLGVRVGSLVKAGTAQTPDAAYSQTPDQDPPQVNDHGQTQLLFPLD, encoded by the coding sequence ATGGACGCGTTTTACGCGTCCTGCGAGCTGCTGCGCTACCCACAGCTCAAGGGTCTGCCGGTGGTCATCGGTGGTGGCCGCCGCAAAGAAGACGACCTGCTGGCCAAACTGCAAGCGGCCTACCCGGATGGCGAATGGACCGAAGAGAGCTTTGCCAAGCGGCTGGACCGCATCCCGGTCGACTTTTTCCCGCGCCTTGAGGGCTACACCGGGCGCGGCGTGATCACCACCGCCACCTATGCGGCGCGGCAGTTCGGCATCGGCTCGGCCATGGGCCTGATGAAAGCCGCCAAGTTGTGCCCGCAGGCCCTTTTGTTGCCGGTGGACTTTGAGCGGTATCGGCACTTTTCGCGCACCTTCAAAAGCATCATTCTGGACATCGCCCCCATCATGCAAGACCGGGGCGTGGACGAGGTCTACATCGACTTCACTGACGTGCCCGGCGGCCAGCGCGAAGGCGGGCGGGTGCTGGCACGCTTGATCCAAAAAAGCATTTTTGAGGCCACGGGCCTGACCTGCTCCATCGGCGTGGCGCCCAACAAACTCATCGCCAAAATGGCCAGCGAGTTCAACAAACCCAAGGGCATCTCCATCGTGCACGAGGCCGATTTGCAAACCCTGATCTGGCCGCTGGCTTGCCGCAAGATCAACGGCGTGGGCCCCAAGGCCGATGAAAAGCTCAAGGGCTTTGGCATCCACACCATTGGCGAGCTGGCGGCGCGTGAGCCGCACTGGCTGGTGGAAAACTTTGGCAAAAGCTACGGCGCCTGGCTGTTTGATGCCGCCTGGGGCCGCGACGACCGCCCGCTGGAAACCGAGAGCGAACCCGTCAGCATGAGCCGCGAAACCACCTTTGAGCGCGACCTGCACGCCGTGCGCGACCGCGCCGAGTTGAGTGCGGTGTTCACCCGCCTGTGCGAGCAAGTGGCCGCCGACTTGCAGCGCAAAGGCTACGAAGGCAAAACCATCGGCATCAAGCTGCGGTACGACAATTTTCAGGCCGTGACGCGAGACCAGACCCTGACCAAATACACGGCAGACGCCAAACACATCCGGCTGATCGCAGGCCAATGCCTCAAGCGGGTGGACCTTTCACGCCGCCTGCGGCTGTTGGGGGTGCGGGTGGGCTCGTTGGTCAAAGCCGGGACAGCGCAGACCCCCGACGCCGCTTATAGTCAAACACCCGACCAAGACCCCCCTCAAGTGAATGACCATGGACAAACTCAGCTGCTTTTCCCTCTCGACTGA
- a CDS encoding DUF2283 domain-containing protein — translation MKISYDQATDSLYIHLADRASVESDEVQDGVVLDFDTNGALVGIDLQHASQRVDLNNLSVSKLPLGHLQAA, via the coding sequence ATGAAAATCAGCTACGACCAAGCCACAGATTCTCTCTACATTCATCTGGCTGACCGTGCGTCCGTCGAATCTGATGAAGTCCAAGACGGCGTGGTGCTGGACTTCGACACCAACGGCGCACTCGTCGGCATTGATCTGCAACACGCCAGCCAACGTGTGGACCTCAACAACCTGTCTGTATCCAAGCTACCACTGGGCCATCTGCAAGCGGCTTGA
- a CDS encoding IS481 family transposase: protein MMIALHKNARTTPATRAEMAASTETAATLALRFGVSEGTVYKWKGRVSFHDASHTPHKLQTTLTPAQEQIVVELRKTLLLPLDDLLAVTREFLCPQATRSGLDRCLRRHGVGNLNALRPKEPTEPHKAFKSYEPGFIHIDVKYLPQMPDETSRRYLFVAIDRATRWVFVQIKSHKTAAAARAFLNALHKACPIKMQKILTDNGKEFTDRLFASRERQATGNHEFDQLCQALNIEHRLTKPRTPRTNGMVERFNGRIADVLKTHRFTSGEDLEQTLMRYVALYNHQLPQSALKSKTPMRAMKDWYASHPHLFIKRPYDHPGCDI, encoded by the coding sequence ATGATGATTGCCTTGCACAAAAACGCACGTACTACGCCCGCCACCCGTGCGGAGATGGCGGCCAGCACGGAGACTGCTGCCACTTTGGCGTTGCGCTTCGGCGTGAGTGAAGGCACTGTTTACAAGTGGAAGGGTCGAGTCAGCTTTCATGACGCGTCCCACACCCCGCACAAGCTTCAAACCACGCTCACACCGGCGCAAGAACAGATCGTGGTCGAACTCAGAAAGACGCTGCTGTTGCCCCTGGATGATTTGCTGGCCGTCACCCGCGAGTTTCTTTGCCCCCAGGCCACACGCTCGGGTCTGGACCGTTGCTTGCGTCGCCACGGCGTTGGCAACCTCAACGCGCTCAGGCCCAAAGAGCCCACTGAGCCTCATAAAGCCTTCAAAAGCTATGAGCCGGGGTTCATCCACATCGATGTCAAATACCTGCCCCAGATGCCCGACGAGACCAGCAGGCGCTATCTGTTTGTGGCCATCGACCGCGCCACACGCTGGGTGTTTGTGCAGATCAAGAGCCACAAGACGGCAGCGGCAGCCCGAGCGTTTCTCAATGCCCTGCACAAGGCGTGCCCGATCAAGATGCAGAAAATTCTGACCGACAACGGCAAGGAGTTCACTGACAGGTTGTTTGCCAGCCGTGAGCGCCAGGCCACGGGCAACCATGAGTTTGATCAACTGTGCCAAGCCTTGAACATTGAACACCGCCTGACCAAACCACGCACGCCGCGCACCAATGGCATGGTCGAGCGCTTCAACGGGCGTATCGCTGATGTGCTCAAGACACACCGATTCACCAGCGGTGAAGATTTGGAGCAAACGCTCATGCGTTACGTGGCTCTGTACAACCATCAGTTACCCCAGTCAGCGCTCAAAAGCAAAACACCGATGAGGGCCATGAAAGACTGGTACGCTTCTCATCCTCATTTGTTTATAAAACGGCCTTACGATCATCCGGGATGCGACATCTAA
- a CDS encoding alpha-hydroxy acid oxidase, protein MSVITTIEDLRVLAEKRVPRMFYDYADSGSWTESTYRANESDFQKIKLRQRVAVNMENRSTASTMVGEKVAMPVAIAPTGLTGMQHADGEILAARAAKKFGVPFTLSTMSICSIEDVAQHAGEGFWFQLYVMKDKGFIERLIDRAKAANCGALVLTLDLQILGQRHKDLKNGLSAPPKLTLANMINIASKPRWALGMLGTPRRQFGNIVGHVTGVADMSSLSSWTASQFDPGLNWGDVEWIKKRWGGKLILKGIQDVDDAHLAVQSGADALIVSNHGGRQLDGAQSSIEALPAIVDAVGQNIEVHMDGGIRSGQDVVKARALGAKGVYIGRSMLYGLGAMGEAGVTKALEIIHKELDLTMAFCGRTQMDTVDKSILLPGTFPTGQ, encoded by the coding sequence ATGTCCGTGATCACCACCATCGAAGACCTGCGCGTTTTGGCCGAAAAGCGCGTGCCGCGCATGTTTTATGACTACGCGGACAGCGGCTCTTGGACCGAGAGCACCTACCGGGCCAACGAAAGCGATTTTCAAAAGATCAAGCTGCGCCAGCGCGTGGCCGTGAACATGGAAAACCGCAGCACCGCCAGCACCATGGTGGGCGAGAAAGTCGCCATGCCCGTGGCCATTGCGCCCACGGGCCTGACGGGCATGCAGCACGCCGATGGCGAAATCCTGGCCGCCCGCGCGGCCAAAAAGTTTGGCGTGCCCTTCACCCTGTCCACCATGAGCATCTGCTCCATCGAAGACGTGGCCCAGCATGCCGGTGAAGGCTTTTGGTTTCAGCTCTATGTGATGAAAGACAAGGGCTTCATCGAGCGCCTGATTGACCGCGCCAAAGCCGCCAACTGCGGCGCGCTGGTGCTCACGCTGGACTTGCAAATTTTGGGTCAACGCCACAAGGACCTGAAAAACGGCCTGTCTGCACCGCCCAAGCTGACGCTCGCCAACATGATCAACATCGCCAGCAAGCCCCGCTGGGCCTTGGGCATGCTGGGCACACCGCGCCGCCAGTTTGGCAACATCGTGGGCCACGTCACAGGCGTGGCCGACATGAGCAGCCTGTCTTCGTGGACCGCCTCGCAGTTCGACCCCGGCCTGAACTGGGGCGATGTCGAATGGATCAAAAAACGCTGGGGTGGCAAGCTGATTTTGAAGGGCATTCAGGACGTGGATGATGCCCACCTGGCGGTGCAATCGGGCGCGGACGCCCTGATCGTCAGCAACCACGGCGGCCGCCAGCTCGACGGCGCACAGTCCAGCATCGAAGCCCTGCCCGCCATCGTGGATGCCGTGGGCCAGAACATTGAAGTGCACATGGACGGCGGCATCCGCAGCGGCCAGGACGTGGTCAAAGCCCGCGCCTTGGGTGCCAAGGGCGTCTACATTGGCCGCTCCATGCTGTATGGCCTGGGCGCGATGGGCGAAGCGGGCGTGACCAAAGCGCTGGAAATCATCCACAAAGAACTCGACCTGACCATGGCCTTTTGCGGTCGCACGCAAATGGACACGGTGGACAAAAGCATCTTGCTGCCAGGCACCTTTCCTACGGGCCAATAA
- a CDS encoding helix-turn-helix domain-containing protein → MSNKLNMVVGRDNVFHDLGFAEPEAQNLLLRADLVSHIRKVILKLDITQAEAAQRAGISQPRMNDLVKGRTHKFTLDALVNVAAKLGYTVKLSVKRAA, encoded by the coding sequence ATGAGCAACAAATTGAACATGGTCGTTGGCAGAGACAACGTCTTTCACGATCTTGGCTTTGCCGAACCCGAAGCACAAAACCTGTTGCTGCGTGCCGATTTGGTCTCGCACATCCGCAAGGTCATCCTCAAACTCGACATCACCCAAGCCGAAGCCGCACAACGCGCTGGCATCAGCCAACCGCGCATGAACGATCTGGTGAAGGGCCGCACCCATAAATTCACGCTTGACGCACTCGTCAACGTGGCGGCGAAATTGGGTTACACCGTCAAGCTGTCTGTGAAGCGGGCGGCTTGA
- a CDS encoding metal-dependent hydrolase, which yields MDSVTQVLLGASIGVAVMGRRTALWKSALWGGVAGLLPDLDVLLDHGDPILNMIRHRAETHALLLLTLFAFPMAWGVSRIHHQARLYGRWCWALWLALVTHPLLDLMTIYGTQVFQPFTDEAYGLGSMFIIDPAYSLPLLVGVVAACRVQNVGRALRINGWALALSTAYLAWSALAQWGVTQHARQSLQAQGLPSQQLLVTPAPLSTLLWRVVAIDGDQFHEGFYALMDGSRPMRFVAHDRGAALAAQNADHPQLQRLARFTDGFYKVADVNGRLVITDLRMGQEPAYVFSFDIGPPLQAGQTHTVAQQQSRRMDVGAGLTWLGQRLWGHDVPPPGGP from the coding sequence ATGGATTCCGTCACACAAGTTCTTTTGGGCGCCTCGATTGGCGTGGCCGTCATGGGGCGGCGCACCGCGCTTTGGAAATCTGCCTTGTGGGGCGGTGTGGCAGGTTTGCTGCCCGACCTGGACGTGTTGCTCGACCACGGCGACCCGATCCTGAACATGATTCGGCACCGTGCCGAGACGCATGCCTTGTTGTTGCTGACGCTCTTTGCTTTTCCGATGGCTTGGGGGGTCAGCCGCATCCACCACCAAGCCCGCTTGTATGGCCGCTGGTGCTGGGCGCTGTGGCTGGCCCTGGTGACACACCCTTTGCTGGACCTGATGACGATTTACGGCACCCAGGTGTTTCAGCCTTTTACGGACGAGGCCTATGGGCTGGGCAGCATGTTCATCATCGACCCGGCGTATTCATTGCCCTTGCTGGTGGGGGTGGTGGCCGCGTGCCGTGTCCAAAACGTGGGCAGGGCTTTGCGCATCAATGGCTGGGCCTTGGCCTTGAGCACCGCTTATTTGGCGTGGAGTGCGCTGGCGCAGTGGGGCGTGACACAGCACGCCCGCCAATCGCTGCAGGCGCAGGGTTTGCCCAGCCAGCAACTGCTGGTCACGCCCGCGCCATTGAGCACTTTGCTGTGGCGCGTGGTGGCCATTGACGGTGATCAATTCCATGAAGGCTTTTATGCGCTGATGGACGGCAGCAGGCCCATGCGCTTTGTGGCCCATGACCGGGGTGCCGCCTTGGCCGCGCAAAACGCCGACCACCCGCAGTTGCAGCGCCTGGCGCGGTTCACCGATGGGTTTTACAAGGTGGCTGATGTCAACGGCCGCTTGGTGATCACCGACTTGCGCATGGGGCAAGAGCCTGCCTATGTGTTTTCTTTTGACATAGGCCCGCCCCTGCAAGCGGGCCAAACCCACACCGTGGCGCAACAGCAAAGCCGCCGCATGGATGTGGGCGCGGGTTTGACATGGCTGGGCCAGCGGCTGTGGGGGCACGATGTGCCGCCGCCGGGCGGGCCTTAG
- a CDS encoding type II toxin-antitoxin system RelE/ParE family toxin, with protein MADPLYRVELTASFLERLDAIEAFLVEADAGFAFDDLLAEIRATVIPNLRRFPRIGRRYLANPPQSAEALALLAAMPAGAPDALREYLHGDFLVLYAAMEAQETVVLLTIRHHRQLSFDFVRLWPKAP; from the coding sequence GTGGCTGACCCGCTGTACCGGGTCGAGCTGACCGCCAGTTTCTTGGAGCGCCTGGACGCCATTGAGGCGTTCTTGGTGGAAGCGGATGCTGGCTTTGCGTTCGATGACTTGCTGGCCGAGATTCGCGCCACTGTCATCCCCAACCTGCGGCGCTTTCCGCGCATCGGGCGGCGCTACCTGGCCAACCCACCGCAGTCAGCCGAAGCGCTGGCGCTGCTGGCGGCCATGCCTGCGGGAGCGCCGGACGCGCTGCGCGAATACCTGCACGGCGACTTTCTTGTGCTCTACGCAGCCATGGAAGCCCAAGAGACGGTGGTCCTGCTGACCATTCGGCACCACCGGCAACTCTCGTTTGACTTTGTTCGGCTGTGGCCGAAAGCGCCTTGA